Proteins encoded in a region of the Lepeophtheirus salmonis chromosome 6, UVic_Lsal_1.4, whole genome shotgun sequence genome:
- the LOC139905639 gene encoding uncharacterized protein has protein sequence MITVETQSLPKELGSYRFCICTGVWYDVLSKIQDVSKLIQSSSMQLGIAVDLLKKTKHFLTCYRKSGFAATKIKVKQICEEMSLEAELKQKRLRSSKRHFDYESLDESIQDALPITETTNFNLFVYTRICVYERFQSLEEVNKIFAVLYEFTNLGREDLLQKCKNSKYFSYP, from the coding sequence ATGATTACAGTTGAAACTCAGTCTTTGCCTAAGGAGCTTGGATCCTATCGCTTTTGCATTTGTACAGGTGTATGGTATGATGTTCTCAGTAAGATCCAGGATGTCAGTAAACTGATACAGTCGTCCTCCATGCAGCTTGGTATAGCTGTCGACTTGCTGAAGAAAACCAAACATTTCCTTACCTGTTACAGAAAATCTGGATTTGCTGCTACAAAGATAAAGGTAAAACAGATATGTGAGGAAATGAGCCTGGAGGCTGAACTTAAGCAGAAGCGTTTGAGATCCAGCAAAAGGCACTTTGACTATGAGTCTCTAGATGAGTCTATACAAGATGCACTTCCAATAACGGaaacaacaaattttaatttgttcgtGTATACGAGAATATGTGTGTATGAGAGATTTCAGAGCCTTGAAGAGgtgaataaaatttttgctgTACTCTACGAATTCACCAACTTAGGAAGAGAGGACCTTCTACAGAAGTGCAAAAACTCTAAGTACTTCTCTTACCCATAA